A single window of Aquabacterium sp. OR-4 DNA harbors:
- a CDS encoding formimidoylglutamate deiminase codes for MGTPALWAPQAWLPARGWVDGVLLTPGRDGCWQAVQAGVAQPPEAATVLPGPVLPGLVNAHSHAFQRAFAGLAERREAAQDDFWGWRDRMYAVANRISPAQLQAVASQLYAELLQGGYTQVLEFHYLHHQPDGRPYPEPLAMAQALAAAAQATGIGLTLLPVLYQRAGFAQPALRPDQCRFATTPAGVTAMREGIRAWGLPGVTAGVAIHSLRAAEPDAITALVQGCAGDAGPIHIHIAEQTAEVSDCLAATGRRPIEWLARHVALDARWQLVHATHATPAEMDAVAAAGAGVVICPSTEANLGDGILDLPGWLARHTITSIGSDSHVARHWPHELRALETSQRLALRQRNVAAAPEQGQPATAARLFNHSLAGGAAAAGFAAWGLVPGARADLLVLDGAAPGLLGVPVSQALDGLVFAADAPAFRQVWVAGQCRVRDGRHVQAAALAEGFVGAMQALWA; via the coding sequence GTGGGCACCCCCGCACTCTGGGCCCCGCAGGCCTGGCTGCCCGCGCGCGGCTGGGTGGATGGCGTGCTGCTCACGCCCGGGCGCGACGGCTGCTGGCAGGCGGTGCAGGCCGGCGTGGCGCAGCCGCCCGAGGCCGCCACCGTGCTGCCCGGCCCGGTGCTGCCGGGCCTGGTCAATGCCCACAGCCATGCCTTCCAGCGCGCCTTTGCCGGCCTGGCCGAGCGGCGCGAGGCCGCGCAAGACGATTTCTGGGGCTGGCGCGACCGCATGTACGCGGTGGCCAACCGCATCTCGCCGGCGCAGCTGCAGGCCGTGGCCAGCCAGCTCTACGCCGAGCTGCTGCAGGGCGGCTACACCCAGGTGCTCGAGTTCCACTACCTGCACCACCAGCCCGACGGCCGGCCCTATCCCGAGCCGCTGGCCATGGCGCAGGCCCTGGCCGCCGCGGCGCAGGCCACCGGCATCGGTCTCACGCTGCTGCCGGTGCTGTACCAGCGCGCCGGTTTTGCCCAGCCGGCGCTGCGGCCCGACCAGTGCCGCTTTGCCACCACGCCGGCCGGCGTCACGGCCATGCGCGAGGGCATCCGTGCCTGGGGCCTGCCGGGGGTGACGGCCGGTGTGGCCATCCACTCGCTGCGCGCGGCCGAACCCGATGCCATCACCGCCCTGGTGCAAGGCTGCGCGGGCGATGCCGGCCCGATCCACATCCACATCGCCGAGCAAACGGCGGAAGTGAGCGACTGCCTGGCCGCCACCGGCCGGCGGCCGATCGAGTGGCTGGCCCGGCATGTGGCGCTGGATGCGCGCTGGCAGCTGGTGCATGCCACGCATGCCACGCCGGCCGAGATGGATGCCGTGGCCGCCGCCGGCGCCGGCGTGGTGATCTGCCCCAGCACCGAGGCCAACCTGGGCGACGGCATCCTCGACCTGCCCGGCTGGCTGGCGCGCCACACCATCACCAGCATCGGCTCCGACAGCCATGTGGCCCGACACTGGCCGCACGAGCTGCGCGCGCTCGAAACCAGCCAGCGCCTGGCCCTGCGCCAGCGCAACGTGGCGGCCGCGCCCGAGCAGGGGCAGCCGGCCACCGCGGCGCGTTTGTTCAACCACAGCCTGGCCGGTGGCGCGGCGGCGGCCGGCTTCGCGGCCTGGGGCCTGGTGCCGGGTGCGCGCGCCGACCTGCTGGTGCTCGACGGCGCCGCCCCCGGCCTGCTGGGCGTGCCGGTCAGCCAGGCGCTGGATGGGCTGGTGTTTGCCGCCGACGCGCCGGCCTTCCGCCAGGTGTGGGTGGCCGGCCAATGCCGCGTGCGCGACGGCCGGCATGTGCAGGCCGCGGCGCTGGCCGAAGGCTTTGTGGGGGCGATGCAGGCGCTGTGGGCCTGA
- the hutG gene encoding N-formylglutamate deformylase encodes MTLAEPAVFTLHRGSTPLLLSLPHVGTALPAALQPRLVPRALRVEDTDWHLERLYGFAQALGASVLVPHFNRIVVDLNRPPENAPMYAGVNNTELCPTRFFTGDAIYPPGQAPDEAEVRQRVQTCWQPYHEALAAELARLRALHGHAVLLDGHSIKDRLPWLFEGKLWDLNLGTADGRACAPGLQAAAQAVLAGQQRYTHITNGRFKGGHITRCYGQPAQGVHALQLEMCWSCYMNDDAEDPPFAYREDRAAAVQPVLRALLGALIDWRPGA; translated from the coding sequence ATGACCCTCGCCGAGCCTGCGGTGTTCACCCTGCACCGCGGCAGCACGCCGCTGCTGCTGAGCCTGCCGCATGTGGGCACCGCCCTGCCCGCGGCCCTGCAGCCGCGCCTGGTGCCCCGCGCGCTGCGCGTGGAAGACACCGACTGGCACCTCGAGCGCCTGTACGGCTTTGCGCAGGCGCTGGGCGCCAGCGTGCTGGTGCCGCACTTCAACCGCATCGTGGTCGATCTGAACCGCCCGCCCGAGAACGCGCCGATGTATGCCGGCGTCAACAACACCGAGCTGTGCCCCACCCGCTTCTTCACCGGCGATGCGATCTACCCGCCCGGCCAGGCGCCCGACGAGGCCGAGGTGCGCCAGCGCGTGCAGACCTGCTGGCAGCCCTACCACGAGGCCCTGGCGGCCGAGCTGGCGCGGCTGCGGGCCTTGCACGGCCATGCGGTGCTGCTGGACGGCCACAGCATCAAGGACCGCCTGCCCTGGCTGTTTGAAGGCAAGCTGTGGGACCTGAACCTGGGCACCGCCGACGGCCGCGCCTGCGCGCCCGGCCTGCAGGCGGCGGCGCAGGCCGTGCTGGCCGGCCAGCAGCGCTACACCCACATCACCAACGGCCGCTTCAAGGGCGGGCACATCACGCGCTGTTACGGCCAGCCGGCGCAGGGCGTGCACGCGCTGCAGCTCGAGATGTGCTGGAGCTGCTACATGAACGACGATGCCGAAGACCCGCCCTTTGCCTACCGCGAAGACCGCGCGGCCGCCGTGCAGCCGGTGCTGCGCGCCTTGCTGGGCGCGCTGATCGACTGGCGTCCCGGAGCCTGA
- the hutI gene encoding imidazolonepropionase, translating to MNTPAPLTLWQHAHLATMDGATPYGWQPDGALLTQGDTLRWVGALAELPAALRPRIGHEISLGGRLVTPGLIDAHTHLVYAGDRALEFEQRLQGASYEQIARAGGGIRSTVAATRAADEQRLLALALGRARQLLAEGVTTLEIKSGYGLDAATEARCLRVARGVGQALGITVRTTSLGAHALPPEFDGRPDDYIAAVAAWLPAQAADGLVDAVDAFCDTIGFTPEQTRRVFDAAQALGLPVKLHAEQLSNQEGAALAAGYGALSCDHIEHLSDRGIAAMAGAGTVAMLLPTAFYFLRDTRLPPVQALRQAGVPMAVASDHNPGSSPGLSLLLAMNMACTLFRLTPEEALAGTTVHAARALGLQATHGRLAAGCRADFVAWNLNHPAELAYWFGQRPAQRVVAGGRTVHLAGEAGTTGATGTTCTTDTDAHPPETAP from the coding sequence ATGAACACCCCGGCCCCGCTGACCCTCTGGCAGCACGCCCACCTGGCCACGATGGACGGCGCCACGCCCTATGGCTGGCAGCCCGATGGCGCGCTGCTCACGCAGGGCGACACGCTGCGGTGGGTGGGCGCGCTGGCCGAGCTGCCCGCCGCGCTGCGGCCGCGCATCGGCCACGAGATCAGCCTGGGCGGCCGCCTGGTCACGCCCGGCCTGATCGACGCCCACACCCACCTGGTGTATGCCGGTGATCGCGCGCTCGAGTTCGAGCAGCGCCTGCAGGGCGCCAGCTACGAGCAGATCGCGCGCGCCGGTGGCGGCATCCGGTCCACCGTGGCCGCCACCCGCGCCGCCGACGAGCAGCGCCTGCTGGCGCTGGCGCTGGGCCGCGCGCGCCAGCTGCTGGCCGAGGGCGTGACCACGCTCGAGATCAAGAGCGGCTACGGCCTGGATGCCGCCACCGAGGCGCGCTGCCTGCGCGTGGCGCGCGGCGTGGGCCAGGCGCTGGGCATCACCGTGCGCACCACCTCGCTGGGGGCGCATGCGCTGCCGCCCGAGTTCGACGGCCGGCCCGACGACTACATCGCCGCAGTGGCCGCCTGGCTGCCGGCCCAGGCCGCCGACGGCCTGGTGGATGCGGTGGACGCCTTCTGCGACACCATCGGCTTCACGCCCGAGCAGACCCGGCGCGTGTTCGACGCCGCCCAGGCGCTGGGCCTGCCGGTCAAGCTGCATGCCGAGCAGCTGAGCAACCAGGAAGGCGCCGCGCTGGCCGCCGGCTATGGCGCGCTGAGCTGCGACCACATCGAGCACCTGTCGGACCGCGGCATCGCCGCGATGGCCGGCGCCGGCACGGTGGCCATGCTGCTGCCCACCGCGTTCTACTTTCTGCGCGACACCCGGCTGCCGCCGGTGCAGGCGCTGCGCCAGGCCGGCGTGCCGATGGCCGTGGCCAGTGACCACAACCCCGGCTCGTCGCCCGGCCTGTCGCTGCTGCTGGCCATGAACATGGCCTGCACCCTGTTCCGGCTGACACCCGAGGAGGCGCTGGCCGGCACCACCGTGCACGCCGCGCGCGCGCTGGGCCTGCAGGCCACGCATGGCCGCCTGGCGGCCGGCTGCCGCGCCGACTTCGTGGCCTGGAACCTGAACCACCCGGCCGAGCTGGCCTACTGGTTTGGCCAGCGGCCCGCACAGCGCGTGGTGGCCGGCGGCCGCACCGTGCACCTGGCCGGCGAGGCCGGCACCACCGGCGCCACCGGCACCACCTGCACCACCGACACCGACGCCCACCCCCCGGAGACCGCGCCATGA
- a CDS encoding HutD/Ves family protein: MSEDLGLQWQAAEAVAAEPWRNGGGSTRTLWVWPAGAAAADWRLRISLADITRDGPFSPFAGVRRWFAVVQGAGVNLAWPQQAQALTPCSPPICFDGAQAPGCSLIGGATRDLNLMLRGVAGGLVKARPDEAWQAPPGAWRACFCTGAGHLQTGHDGLALPGMGLVLPAAAGTPPDQQPWQWTPASAEARAWWLWADLGATAQAPA; the protein is encoded by the coding sequence ATGAGCGAAGACCTGGGTCTGCAGTGGCAGGCCGCCGAGGCGGTGGCGGCCGAGCCCTGGCGCAATGGCGGCGGCAGCACGCGCACGCTGTGGGTCTGGCCGGCCGGCGCCGCGGCGGCCGACTGGCGCCTGCGCATCAGCCTGGCCGACATCACGCGCGACGGGCCGTTCTCGCCCTTTGCCGGCGTGCGGCGCTGGTTTGCCGTGGTGCAGGGCGCCGGCGTCAACCTGGCCTGGCCGCAGCAGGCGCAGGCACTCACGCCCTGCAGCCCGCCGATCTGCTTTGACGGCGCCCAGGCGCCCGGCTGCAGCCTGATCGGCGGCGCCACGCGCGACCTGAACCTGATGCTGCGCGGCGTGGCCGGCGGCCTGGTCAAGGCGCGGCCCGACGAGGCCTGGCAAGCGCCGCCGGGCGCCTGGCGCGCCTGCTTCTGCACCGGCGCCGGGCATCTGCAAACGGGGCATGATGGGCTGGCCTTGCCGGGCATGGGCCTGGTGCTGCCGGCGGCTGCCGGCACGCCGCCCGATCAACAGCCCTGGCAATGGACCCCCGCATCCGCCGAGGCCCGCGCCTGGTGGCTGTGGGCCGATCTTGGCGCGACCGCACAGGCCCCCGCATGA
- the hutC gene encoding histidine utilization repressor yields the protein MSTRPIPSRSAARAQAPYALVKQFLRDALASGQYPPGALMPSEAELVQRFGVSRMTVGRALRELAAEGLVDRVQGVGTFAAQLGKVASQLMIRDLHEEISQRGHRHRAQVHLARQEAASPGVAAQLGLAQGEPVFHTLIVHLENEVPLQCEDRYVNPAAAPGYLGVDFSQTTPTHYLLEVAPLWQASYSIEAALPTAREARLLGIGAGDPCLVVVRRTTNAQHAITAARLVHPGTRYRLQGEFAP from the coding sequence ATGTCCACCCGTCCGATCCCTTCGCGCAGTGCAGCGCGGGCCCAGGCGCCGTATGCGCTGGTCAAGCAGTTCCTGCGCGACGCGCTGGCCAGCGGCCAGTACCCCCCGGGCGCGCTGATGCCCAGCGAGGCCGAGCTGGTGCAGCGCTTCGGCGTCAGCCGCATGACCGTGGGCCGCGCGCTGCGCGAGCTGGCGGCCGAGGGCCTGGTCGACCGGGTGCAGGGCGTGGGCACCTTCGCGGCGCAGCTGGGCAAGGTGGCTTCGCAGCTGATGATCCGCGACCTGCACGAAGAGATCTCGCAGCGCGGCCACCGCCACCGCGCCCAGGTGCACCTGGCGCGGCAGGAGGCCGCCAGCCCCGGCGTGGCCGCGCAGCTGGGCCTGGCCCAGGGCGAGCCGGTGTTCCACACGCTGATCGTGCACCTCGAAAACGAGGTGCCGCTGCAGTGCGAAGACCGCTACGTCAACCCCGCCGCCGCGCCGGGCTACCTGGGGGTCGATTTTTCGCAGACCACGCCCACCCACTACCTGCTGGAGGTGGCGCCGCTGTGGCAGGCCAGCTACAGCATCGAGGCCGCGCTGCCCACCGCGCGCGAGGCCCGCCTGCTGGGCATCGGCGCCGGTGATCCCTGCCTGGTGGTGGTGCGCCGCACCACCAATGCCCAGCACGCCATCACCGCGGCGCGCCTGGTGCACCCGGGCACGCGCTACCGCCTGCAGGGCGAGTTCGCGCCATGA
- the hutU gene encoding urocanate hydratase encodes MRPPPPRRATWGPVKAPTGSTLHCRNWLIEAAYRMLQNNLDPAVAENPEALVVYGGIGKAARNWDCFEAILKSLEQLQEDESLLIQSGKPVGVFRTHADAPRVLIANSNLVPKWATWEHFNQLDRAGLMMYGQMTAGSWIYIGSQGIVQGTYETFVEAARQHYGGQAQGKWILTAGLGGMGGAQPLAATFAGFCSLNIECQQSRIDFRLRSRYVDEQAADLDDALARIQRYTAEGRAVSIALLGNAAELLPELARRAQAGGPRPDLVTDQTSAHDLINGYLPPGWSVAQWLAARADAAQHAALKAAAAQGCARHVQAMLAFQQMGVPTVDYGNNIRQVAFDEGVQNAFDFPGFVPAYIRPLFCRGKGPFRWVALSGDPDDIRKTDAKMKELFPADAHLHRWLDMAGERIAFQGLPARICWIGLGERHRAGLAFNEMVRSGELKAPIVIGRDHLDSGSVASPNRETEAMMDGSDAVSDWPLLNALLNTAGGATWVSLHHGGGVGMGYSQHSGVVIVCDGSAAADQRIARVLWNDPATGVMRHADAGYAEAVACAHEQNLNLPMVQ; translated from the coding sequence CTGCGCCCACCGCCGCCGCGCCGGGCTACCTGGGGGCCGGTCAAGGCGCCCACCGGCAGCACGCTGCACTGCCGCAACTGGCTGATCGAGGCCGCCTACCGCATGCTGCAGAACAACCTCGACCCCGCGGTGGCCGAGAACCCCGAGGCGCTGGTGGTCTACGGCGGTATCGGCAAGGCTGCGCGCAACTGGGATTGTTTCGAGGCCATCCTGAAAAGCCTGGAGCAGCTGCAGGAAGACGAGTCGCTGCTGATCCAGAGCGGCAAGCCGGTGGGCGTGTTCCGCACCCATGCCGATGCACCACGGGTGCTCATCGCCAACTCCAACCTGGTGCCCAAATGGGCCACCTGGGAGCATTTCAACCAGCTCGACCGCGCCGGGCTGATGATGTACGGCCAGATGACCGCCGGCAGCTGGATCTACATCGGCAGCCAGGGCATCGTGCAGGGCACCTACGAGACCTTTGTCGAGGCGGCACGCCAGCACTACGGTGGCCAAGCCCAAGGCAAGTGGATCCTGACGGCCGGCCTGGGTGGAATGGGCGGCGCGCAACCACTGGCCGCCACGTTTGCGGGTTTCTGCTCGCTGAACATCGAGTGCCAGCAGTCGCGCATCGACTTCCGCCTGCGCAGCCGCTATGTGGACGAGCAGGCCGCCGATCTGGACGACGCGCTGGCCCGCATCCAGCGCTACACCGCCGAGGGCCGCGCCGTCAGCATTGCGCTGCTGGGCAATGCCGCCGAGCTGCTGCCCGAGCTGGCCCGGCGTGCCCAGGCCGGCGGCCCCCGGCCCGATCTGGTGACCGACCAGACCAGCGCGCACGACCTGATCAACGGCTACCTGCCGCCGGGCTGGAGCGTGGCGCAATGGCTGGCCGCGCGCGCCGATGCTGCCCAGCATGCCGCGCTGAAGGCCGCCGCCGCCCAGGGCTGCGCCCGGCATGTGCAGGCCATGCTGGCCTTCCAGCAGATGGGCGTGCCCACGGTCGACTACGGCAACAACATCCGCCAGGTGGCCTTTGACGAAGGCGTGCAGAACGCGTTTGACTTCCCCGGCTTCGTGCCGGCCTACATCCGGCCGCTGTTCTGCCGCGGCAAGGGGCCGTTCCGCTGGGTGGCGCTGAGTGGTGACCCGGACGACATCCGCAAGACCGACGCCAAGATGAAGGAGCTGTTCCCCGCCGATGCCCACCTGCACCGCTGGCTCGACATGGCTGGCGAGCGCATCGCCTTCCAGGGCCTGCCGGCGCGCATCTGCTGGATCGGCCTGGGCGAGCGCCACCGCGCCGGCCTGGCCTTCAACGAGATGGTGCGCTCGGGCGAGCTGAAGGCGCCCATCGTCATCGGCCGCGACCACCTCGACAGCGGCAGCGTGGCCAGCCCCAACCGCGAGACCGAGGCCATGATGGACGGCAGCGACGCGGTGAGCGACTGGCCGCTGCTGAACGCGCTGCTCAACACCGCCGGCGGCGCCACCTGGGTGAGCCTGCACCATGGCGGCGGCGTGGGCATGGGCTACAGCCAACACAGCGGCGTGGTGATCGTGTGCGACGGCAGCGCGGCGGCCGACCAGCGCATCGCGCGCGTGCTGTGGAACGACCCCGCCACCGGCGTGATGCGCCATGCCGATGCCGGCTATGCCGAGGCCGTGGCCTGCGCGCATGAGCAGAACCTCAACCTGCCGATGGTCCAGTAA
- the hutH gene encoding histidine ammonia-lyase, with product MLLRPGELTLDVLQAIHSEGHRPLRLMLDPAALPAIQASAALVQAAAAGDAPVYGVNTGFGKLASTRISAADLAQLQRNLIRSHSVGVGEPLQPAVVRLMLALKAASLGRGHSGVRPVVIDTLLAVHNAGLVPHVPSQGSVGASGDLAPLSHMTLALMGEGAFLGADGQPVPAAQALAQAGITPLALEAKEGLALINGTQTSTALALHALFAFRPVFEAALVVGALTVDAARGSDGPFDPRIHALRGQPGQIDVARIYRALLAGSAIRASHKTMRPETGAARQSPPEGGVQHWQSQMPDGDDRVQDPYCLRCQPQVVGACLDQLRHAAQVLLREANAVTDNPLVFADTQEMISGGNFHAEPVALAADGMALAIAEVGAIAERRIAMLIDASVSRLPPFLTADAGLNSGFMIAHVTAASLASENKSLAHPASVDSLPTSANQEDHVSMATFAARRLQAMVSNTAHILGIEWLAAAQGIEFLRPLASSPALEEMLALLRQLCPPMHQDRYLAPDIAQATALLRSGQLSALLDRQTGLPTLWPQADLRAQIGGEAGEHADGHAGGGACDHPSHRH from the coding sequence ATGCTGCTGCGCCCTGGAGAACTCACGCTGGATGTGCTGCAGGCCATCCACAGCGAAGGCCACCGTCCGTTGCGCCTGATGCTCGACCCCGCCGCGCTGCCGGCCATCCAGGCCAGCGCGGCGCTGGTGCAGGCGGCCGCGGCGGGCGATGCGCCGGTGTACGGTGTCAACACCGGCTTTGGCAAGCTGGCCAGCACGCGCATCAGCGCGGCCGATCTGGCCCAGCTGCAGCGCAACCTGATCCGCAGCCACAGCGTGGGCGTGGGCGAGCCGCTGCAGCCCGCCGTGGTGCGGCTGATGCTGGCGCTGAAGGCAGCCAGCCTGGGGCGTGGGCACAGCGGTGTGCGGCCGGTCGTCATCGACACGCTGCTCGCGGTGCACAACGCCGGCCTGGTGCCCCATGTGCCCAGCCAGGGCTCGGTGGGCGCCTCGGGCGACCTGGCGCCGCTGTCGCACATGACGCTGGCGCTGATGGGCGAGGGCGCCTTCCTGGGTGCCGATGGCCAACCGGTGCCGGCGGCGCAAGCCCTGGCCCAGGCCGGCATCACCCCGCTGGCACTCGAGGCCAAGGAAGGCCTGGCGCTGATCAACGGCACGCAGACCAGCACCGCACTGGCGCTGCATGCGCTGTTTGCCTTTCGGCCGGTGTTCGAGGCTGCGCTGGTGGTGGGCGCGCTCACGGTGGATGCCGCGCGCGGCAGCGATGGGCCGTTCGACCCGCGCATCCATGCACTGCGTGGCCAGCCGGGCCAGATCGACGTGGCACGCATCTACCGCGCGCTGCTGGCCGGCAGCGCCATCCGCGCCAGCCACAAGACCATGCGCCCCGAGACTGGCGCTGCGCGCCAGTCGCCCCCCGAGGGGGGTGTCCAGCACTGGCAAAGCCAGATGCCGGACGGCGACGATCGCGTGCAAGACCCCTACTGCCTGCGCTGCCAGCCGCAGGTGGTGGGCGCCTGCCTGGATCAGCTGCGCCATGCCGCCCAGGTGCTGCTGCGCGAAGCCAATGCCGTGACCGACAACCCGCTGGTGTTTGCCGACACGCAGGAGATGATCAGCGGTGGCAACTTCCACGCCGAGCCGGTGGCCCTGGCCGCCGATGGCATGGCGCTGGCCATTGCCGAGGTGGGGGCCATTGCCGAGCGCCGCATCGCGATGCTGATCGATGCCAGCGTGTCGCGGCTGCCGCCCTTTCTGACCGCCGATGCGGGCCTGAACAGCGGCTTCATGATCGCCCACGTCACGGCCGCCAGCCTGGCCAGCGAGAACAAGAGCCTGGCCCACCCGGCCAGCGTGGACAGCCTGCCCACCAGCGCCAACCAGGAAGACCATGTGAGCATGGCCACCTTCGCGGCACGGCGCTTGCAAGCCATGGTCAGCAACACCGCCCACATCCTCGGCATCGAGTGGCTGGCCGCGGCCCAGGGCATCGAGTTCCTGCGGCCGCTGGCCAGCAGCCCGGCGCTCGAGGAGATGCTGGCGCTGCTGCGCCAGCTTTGCCCGCCCATGCACCAGGACCGCTACCTCGCCCCCGACATCGCCCAGGCCACGGCCCTGCTGCGCTCAGGCCAGCTCAGCGCGCTGCTCGACCGCCAGACCGGCCTGCCCACGCTGTGGCCGCAGGCCGACCTGCGCGCCCAGATCGGTGGCGAGGCCGGCGAGCACGCCGATGGCCACGCGGGCGGCGGCGCCTGCGACCATCCCTCCCACCGCCACTGA
- a CDS encoding ABC transporter substrate-binding protein: MALAATTLALASATTQAQETKLAIGISGWTGFAPLTLAREAGLFKKNGLDVSIKKIPQKDRHLAIASGDIQCAATTVETWVVWNANGVATTQIFQLDKSFGADGMVVKPGIGKISDLKGKTVAASAPGTAPYFTLAWMLKKNGLSVKDVKVVNLEPQAAANAMIAGTDGVDAAMTYEPYLGAVRAKPEAGKIIATTLDYPMIMDTFGCTPKFLAENPKAAKALADSYFDAVAMIKADPKKSFEIMGADVKQSGEAFEKSQAYLRWQDREANLKFFAGEHAQFSKEAAELLLEAGIIKQIPDLSKLATTQFLK, encoded by the coding sequence ATGGCCCTGGCCGCCACCACCCTGGCACTGGCCAGCGCCACCACCCAGGCCCAGGAGACCAAGCTGGCCATCGGCATCAGCGGCTGGACCGGCTTTGCGCCGCTCACGCTGGCCAGGGAGGCCGGCCTGTTCAAGAAGAACGGGCTCGACGTGAGCATCAAGAAGATCCCGCAGAAGGACCGCCACCTGGCCATTGCCAGCGGCGACATCCAGTGCGCCGCCACCACGGTGGAAACCTGGGTGGTGTGGAACGCCAACGGCGTGGCCACCACGCAGATCTTCCAGCTCGACAAGAGCTTTGGCGCCGACGGCATGGTGGTCAAGCCCGGCATCGGCAAGATCAGCGACCTGAAGGGCAAGACCGTGGCCGCCAGTGCCCCCGGCACCGCGCCCTACTTCACGCTGGCCTGGATGCTCAAGAAAAACGGCCTGAGCGTGAAGGACGTGAAGGTGGTCAACCTCGAGCCCCAGGCCGCCGCCAACGCGATGATCGCCGGCACCGATGGCGTCGACGCCGCCATGACCTACGAGCCCTACCTGGGTGCCGTGCGCGCCAAGCCCGAGGCCGGCAAGATCATCGCCACCACGCTCGACTACCCGATGATCATGGACACCTTTGGCTGCACGCCCAAGTTCCTGGCCGAGAACCCCAAGGCCGCCAAGGCCCTGGCCGACAGCTACTTCGACGCCGTGGCCATGATCAAGGCCGACCCGAAGAAGAGCTTCGAGATCATGGGCGCCGACGTCAAGCAAAGCGGCGAGGCCTTCGAGAAGAGCCAGGCCTACCTGCGCTGGCAAGACCGCGAGGCCAACCTGAAGTTCTTTGCCGGCGAGCATGCGCAGTTCAGCAAGGAGGCGGCCGAGCTGCTGCTGGAGGCCGGCATCATCAAGCAGATCCCCGATCTGTCGAAGCTGGCCACCACCCAGTTCCTGAAATGA
- a CDS encoding ABC transporter permease, giving the protein MKPLVPVAATTRVALGVSFFVLFVALWALATFGGFVQKTFLADPLTMVKSGVTLLTEMGFGWDILWTVWRVLGGFLIAAAIALPLGVAMGAYKPVEAFFEPFVSFARYLPASAFIPLLILWAGIGEKQKLAVIFIGSFFQLVLMIAVIVGNTRRDLVEAAYTLGVNDRGLIRRVLIPGAAPEIAEVLRMVLGWAWTYVIVAELIGASSGIGHMITDSQALLATDQIIFGIIVIGLIGLASDLLFKWANRRLFPWAQLGR; this is encoded by the coding sequence ATGAAGCCTTTGGTTCCCGTCGCTGCCACGACCCGCGTGGCGCTGGGGGTGAGTTTCTTCGTGCTGTTCGTGGCGCTGTGGGCGCTGGCCACCTTTGGCGGCTTCGTGCAGAAGACCTTTCTGGCCGATCCGCTCACCATGGTGAAAAGCGGCGTCACGCTGCTCACCGAGATGGGTTTTGGCTGGGACATCCTGTGGACGGTGTGGCGCGTGCTGGGCGGCTTTCTGATCGCCGCGGCCATTGCGCTGCCGCTGGGCGTGGCGATGGGCGCCTACAAGCCGGTGGAGGCCTTCTTCGAGCCCTTCGTCAGCTTTGCGCGCTACCTGCCGGCCAGTGCCTTCATCCCGCTGCTGATCCTGTGGGCCGGCATCGGCGAGAAGCAGAAGCTGGCGGTCATCTTCATCGGCAGCTTCTTCCAGCTGGTATTGATGATCGCGGTGATCGTGGGCAACACCCGGCGCGATCTGGTGGAGGCCGCCTACACCCTGGGCGTGAATGACCGCGGCCTGATCCGCCGCGTCTTGATCCCCGGCGCAGCGCCCGAGATTGCCGAGGTGCTGCGCATGGTGCTGGGCTGGGCCTGGACCTATGTGATCGTGGCCGAGCTGATCGGCGCCAGCAGCGGCATCGGCCACATGATCACCGACAGCCAGGCGCTGCTGGCCACCGACCAGATCATCTTCGGCATCATCGTCATCGGCCTGATCGGCCTGGCCAGCGACCTGCTGTTCAAGTGGGCCAACCGCCGGCTGTTTCCGTGGGCTCAGCTGGGGCGATGA